The Osmerus eperlanus chromosome 25, fOsmEpe2.1, whole genome shotgun sequence genome contains a region encoding:
- the ptger4a gene encoding prostaglandin E receptor 4 (subtype EP4) a has translation MSNTTVTTRAMVPTIPSIMFIFGVVGNVIAIVVLCKSRKEQKETTFYTLVCGLAVTDLFGTLLASPVTIATYVKGSWPGGDPLCQYFGFIMLFFSLAGLSIICAMSVERYLAINHAYFYNDYVDQRLAGLTLLGIYVSNAFFCALPSMGLGQVKKQYPQTWCFIEWRSNVSSDAAFSYMYAGFSSLLILATVICNVMVCGALIRMHRRYVRRMSFGNDQGRNADPRRSRSFGHLAGAEIQMVILLIGTSIVVLICSIPLVVQVFLNQLYKTPVELRLEINPDLRAIRFASFNPILDPWIYILLRKAVLLKVIEKLKCLFCKVGARRQQLQGNFDCMDAHQLSSVISRDSPSMVSRDLRQASSTSQTLLYLPEGREAYAGSGRLPDDRYRSRPSSGEAPRGSDSSEQSSTEEGGGEGKHLSAEDLRAEESSQPRPKEQTLQVSLSTEPGQEKCI, from the exons ATGAGCAACACCACTGTGACAACGAGGGCCATGGTCCCGACCATACCTTCAATCATGTTTATTTTCGGAGTGGTCGGTAATGTTATTGCTATAGTGGTCTTGTGCAAATCACGAAAGGAACAAAAAGAGACCACGTTCTACACGTTGGTGTGCGGACTGGCGGTTACCGACCTCTTTGGGACACTGCTCGCGAGCCCGGTCACCATCGCGACTTATGTCAAAGGCTCGTGGCCCGGAGGGGACCCCCTGTGTCAGTATTTCGGATTCATAatgctcttcttctctctggcGGGACTCAGCATCATATGCGCCATGTCCGTGGAGAGATACCTGGCCATAAACCATGCTTATTTCTACAACGACTATGTGGACCAACGGCTAGCGGGCTTGACGCTTCTAGGAATCTACGTATCCAACGCGTTCTTCTGCGCTCTGCCTAGTATGGGTCTGGGCCAGGTGAAGAAGCAGTACCCCCAGACCTGGTGCTTCATAGAGTGGCGGAGCAACGTGAGCTCCGACGCCGCCTTCTCCTACATGTACGCCGGGTTCAGCTCCCTTCTCATCCTGGCCACGGTGATTTGTAATGTGATGGTGTGCGGGGCTTTGATTCGGATGCACCGACGCTATGTTCGAAGGATGTCGTTCGGGAACGATCAAGGGCGGAACGCGGACCCGAGGAGGAGCCGCAGCTTCGGGCACTTGGCAGGTGCAGAGATCCAGATGGTCATCCTGCTCATCGGCACCTCCATAGTGGTGCTCATATGCTCCATCCCCCTCGTA GTGCAGGTGTTCCTGAACCAGCTCTACAAGACCCCCGTCGAGCTCCGCCTGGAGATCAACCCCGACCTGAGGGCCATCCGCTTCGCCTCCTTCAACCCCATCCTGGACCCCTGGATCTACATCCTCCTCAGGAAGGCCGTGCTGCTCAAGGTCATCGAGAAGCTCAAGTGCCTGTTCTGCAAGGTCGGCGCCCGCAGGCAGCAGCTGCAGGGCAACTTCGACTGCATGGACGCCCACCAGCTGTCCTCCGTCATCTCCAGGGACTCGCCCTCCATGGTGTCCCGGGACCTGCGCCAGGCGAGCAGCACCTCCCAgaccctcctctacctgcccGAGGGCCGCGAGGCCTACGCGGGGAGCGGTCGTCTCCCGGACGACCGCTACAGGTCCCGCCCTTCCTCCGGGGAAGCCCCCCGAGGCTCGGACTCGTCCGAGCAGAGCAGCACGGAGGAGGGCGGCGGAGAGGGGAAACACCTGTCCGCCGAGGATCTCCGCGCGGAGGAGTCCTCTCAGCCCCGTCCGAAAGAGCAGACGCTGCAGGTCTCGCTGAGCACTGAGCCTGGCCAGGAGAAATGCATTTGA
- the LOC134012266 gene encoding large ribosomal subunit protein eL37-like, producing the protein MTKGTSSFGKRRNKTHALCRRCGSKAYHLQKSECGKCGYPAKRKRSYNWSAKAKRRNTTGSGRLRHLRVVYRRFRNGFREGTAPKPKRAAVAASSSS; encoded by the exons ATG ACGAAGGGAACATCGTCTTTCGGAAAACGTCGCAACAAGACGCACGCCTTGTGTCGTCGATGCGGCTCCAAGGCTTACCATCTGCAGAAGTCTGAGTGTGGGAAATGCGGTTACCCCGCCAAACGCAAGAGGAGTT ATAACTGGAGTGCCAAGGCCAAGAGACGCAACACTACCGGTTCTGGGCGTCTCAGACACCTGAGGGTGGTGTACCGCAGGTTCAG GAACGGGTTCCGTGAGGGAACCGCTCCCAAGCCCAAGAGGGCCGCCGTGGCTGCCTCCAGCTCCTCTtag